A window of the Gammaproteobacteria bacterium genome harbors these coding sequences:
- a CDS encoding acetyl-CoA carboxylase biotin carboxyl carrier protein subunit codes for MFREIRSVVTGTVYQIEVTAGDQVKLGDDLVIVESMKMEIPVVAEAGGTVIEVRCNEGDSVIEEQVLLIIDSD; via the coding sequence ATGTTCAGGGAAATTAGATCAGTGGTCACTGGCACCGTCTACCAGATCGAAGTAACCGCCGGCGATCAGGTCAAATTGGGCGATGACCTGGTCATAGTCGAGTCGATGAAGATGGAAATACCGGTTGTTGCCGAGGCAGGTGGTACAGTGATCGAGGTGCGCTGCAATGAGGGTGATTCAGTGATTGAAGAACAGGTACTACTGATTATTGACTCGGATTGA
- a CDS encoding phytanoyl-CoA dioxygenase family protein codes for MHKAVKRALTVEEIQTYRRDGVVLVRELVDPNWVGELQELVDQNIVQPSTMVRDINESGSTGNFFGDTFVCHHITGFRSFIFDSPAADVVSACMGSSRVNLIFDQILAKEPGTSTRTAWHHDAPYWPVAGDMIATVWVALDPVTYDTGAVEYVKGSHRWGKRFAAVSFSPGETYHESLEPIPDIDSQRDVFDFACFEMAPGDCTIHHGLTVHGSPGNSSTRVRRRAYITRWAGEDVTYNPRPNLQRMLRDPNIEAGQRLDCELFPVVREGLTPS; via the coding sequence ATGCATAAGGCTGTTAAACGTGCTCTCACTGTAGAAGAGATTCAAACCTATCGACGTGATGGCGTAGTCCTGGTAAGAGAGCTTGTAGACCCCAATTGGGTTGGAGAGTTACAGGAACTTGTAGATCAGAACATCGTTCAGCCATCGACCATGGTTCGTGATATCAACGAATCCGGTAGTACTGGAAATTTTTTCGGAGACACTTTTGTCTGTCATCATATTACGGGATTCAGGTCGTTTATTTTTGACTCACCTGCGGCCGATGTCGTTTCTGCCTGTATGGGGTCGAGTCGGGTAAATCTTATATTTGATCAGATTCTCGCCAAAGAACCCGGGACCAGCACCCGCACGGCCTGGCACCACGATGCCCCGTACTGGCCAGTTGCCGGCGACATGATCGCCACAGTATGGGTAGCGCTGGATCCTGTAACCTATGACACCGGTGCAGTCGAATACGTCAAGGGATCACACCGATGGGGCAAGCGCTTTGCCGCTGTCAGCTTCAGTCCAGGGGAAACCTATCATGAATCACTGGAACCGATACCGGACATCGACAGCCAACGCGACGTTTTTGATTTCGCTTGTTTCGAAATGGCACCGGGTGACTGCACGATTCATCACGGTCTGACAGTTCACGGTTCGCCGGGTAACAGCAGCACTCGTGTCCGTCGCCGTGCCTACATTACTCGCTGGGCAGGCGAGGATGTCACGTATAATCCGCGACCTAATCTCCAGCGGATGTTGCGCGACCCAAATATAGAAGCCGGCCAGCG